The following proteins are encoded in a genomic region of Hymenobacter siberiensis:
- a CDS encoding transposase family protein: protein MYPAKERIKVEHSIGGLKRYRILSDRIRLHHNQLYDDVLEVCAGLWNFHLVPDL, encoded by the coding sequence TTGTACCCAGCAAAAGAGCGAATTAAGGTGGAACATTCCATTGGCGGCTTAAAAAGATATCGCATTTTGAGCGATAGAATCAGACTGCACCATAACCAACTGTATGATGATGTATTAGAGGTCTGTGCTGGCCTCTGGAATTTTCACTTAGTACCTGATTTATAG
- a CDS encoding glycosyltransferase family 61 protein — MAVVGAVVMTQVNPNLATIWVAPHRTYFCKPLTHTPHYYRRILEMVRPEDRIGTGSYNRRLFITHSPKRLRFIENNAEIAGICQKMGFEVLDFDELTLPEQIQAVGQARYVVGIHGAGLANIIFRGGRPLGLLEIYPPATYFPFHNIMLANQLGYHCDGLIGLPGSQQFSGGFRVDPTGFRQRLAALLQH; from the coding sequence ATGGCGGTGGTAGGTGCTGTTGTCATGACACAAGTTAATCCGAATTTAGCGACAATTTGGGTTGCACCCCACCGCACCTATTTTTGCAAGCCACTGACCCATACACCACACTACTACCGCCGCATTCTGGAGATGGTGCGGCCTGAAGACCGGATTGGTACTGGCTCATATAACCGGCGGCTATTTATCACCCACAGCCCCAAGCGGCTGCGCTTTATCGAGAATAATGCGGAAATAGCGGGTATTTGCCAGAAGATGGGCTTCGAAGTGTTGGACTTTGATGAATTAACTTTGCCGGAGCAAATTCAGGCTGTGGGACAGGCCCGCTACGTGGTGGGTATTCATGGGGCGGGCTTGGCTAACATCATTTTCAGGGGTGGCCGTCCCTTGGGGCTACTGGAGATTTATCCGCCCGCGACATATTTCCCCTTTCACAATATAATGTTGGCCAATCAGTTGGGTTATCATTGCGATGGCCTGATTGGTCTGCCAGGCTCTCAGCAATTTTCGGGCGGTTTCCGCGTAGACCCGACCGGGTTCCGCCAGCGCCTAGCAGCGCTGCTGCAACACTAA